One genomic segment of Mesoterricola silvestris includes these proteins:
- a CDS encoding Ref family recombination enhancement nuclease yields MSTPAARLRTLRENAGLPGWWTDAELETFLQGQSIPKCKAERDRLEAVADLGCCICRVKGRGYRPAEVHHLRTRPDGQKYGAAERASHLETIPLCPTHHRLGPLGIAFHSGERTWEAQFFPELYLLEFTNSWLEIVSERTDPIPDGGRT; encoded by the coding sequence ATGAGCACCCCTGCTGCCCGCCTCCGTACCCTTCGCGAAAACGCCGGCCTCCCCGGGTGGTGGACCGATGCCGAGCTCGAGACGTTCCTCCAGGGCCAAAGCATCCCGAAGTGCAAGGCAGAGCGCGACCGCCTCGAGGCCGTGGCTGACCTCGGATGTTGCATCTGCCGGGTCAAGGGGAGGGGCTACAGGCCCGCGGAGGTGCACCACCTCCGGACTCGCCCGGACGGCCAGAAATATGGGGCCGCCGAGCGCGCAAGCCACCTGGAGACGATCCCCCTCTGCCCCACCCACCACCGTCTGGGGCCCCTCGGCATCGCCTTCCACTCGGGAGAGCGCACCTGGGAAGCCCAGTTCTTCCCGGAGCTCTACCTCCTGGAATTCACGAATTCCTGGCTGGAAATCGTCAGCGAGCGGACCGACCCGATCCCTGACGGGGGCCGCACATGA
- a CDS encoding Mor transcription activator family protein — MIEVVARRREVKDLIVQKMLGKGIAQTMAEILAALAVECLWAIFVGQQVYFPKGRNVKADPDAIWEGFTGRNHQELATKFGVSVRRIEQIIAERTAALKGAKP; from the coding sequence ATGATCGAAGTTGTCGCAAGACGCCGCGAGGTGAAGGACCTCATCGTCCAAAAGATGCTCGGCAAGGGCATCGCCCAGACGATGGCCGAAATCCTCGCCGCCCTCGCAGTGGAATGCCTGTGGGCCATCTTCGTGGGCCAGCAGGTGTATTTTCCCAAGGGCCGGAACGTCAAGGCGGACCCGGACGCCATCTGGGAAGGGTTCACCGGCCGGAACCACCAGGAGCTGGCCACGAAATTCGGTGTTTCTGTCCGGAGGATCGAACAGATCATCGCGGAGCGCACGGCGGCGCTCAAGGGGGCCAAGCCATGA
- a CDS encoding DNA cytosine methyltransferase, producing MTATTVSLFCGAGGESLGKQSALRGLGLSDSDLISHAVNHWDLAVKAHGLNLPNVLVHQEDITRITAATYGLKHIQFLWASPSCVHHSRARGGKPREDQQRSHAWEVTDRWLRVAQVDVVLIENVPEFQEWGPLDDLGQPIKERKGEFFHAWVKGLKDLGYEVDWRVLCAADHGVPTTRRRFFLQAVKDGKGIHWPEPTHRDPRKPAGLFDAALPAWRTAAECIDWTIPCPSIFDRKKPLAPATLRRIFAGIDRFVLRGRPFIVNLSHGGRLKDLDDPLRTVTAEPKGGDRALVSASIVGVGGRAGQSAPRGLEEPMHTGTTKADSALVSASMISLRGTSPEQLQATAGSVEAPIPTVSAGGVHAALVAAFISTYHGDPKEARGASLEAPVPTQDTSNRHALVAASLIQTGYGERPGQAPRALDIQTPLGTVVAEGQKHGLVAVNLMTNTTCHAPTPADAPVPALTTGNHQALVAAFISHYYGQGTTAQDPGDPLHTVTTLARHGLVTVDIDGETYVITDIGMRMLAPKELGRAMGLPEWYDLSGFTKRDQVKMIGNMVPPGLAQALVDAVLRPRPELFGRLEWTA from the coding sequence ATGACCGCCACCACCGTATCCCTCTTCTGTGGAGCCGGGGGCGAGTCCTTGGGCAAGCAGTCCGCACTTCGAGGCCTGGGCCTCTCCGATTCGGACCTGATAAGCCACGCCGTCAACCACTGGGACCTGGCGGTCAAGGCCCACGGCCTCAACCTGCCCAACGTCCTGGTGCATCAGGAAGACATCACCCGGATCACCGCGGCAACCTACGGCCTCAAGCACATCCAGTTCCTATGGGCCAGCCCGAGCTGTGTTCACCACTCCCGGGCCCGTGGCGGGAAACCGCGGGAAGACCAGCAGCGCTCCCATGCCTGGGAGGTTACCGATCGCTGGCTCCGGGTGGCCCAGGTGGACGTGGTCCTCATCGAGAACGTGCCCGAGTTTCAGGAATGGGGGCCCCTGGATGACCTGGGCCAGCCCATCAAGGAGCGCAAGGGCGAGTTCTTCCATGCCTGGGTCAAGGGGCTCAAAGACCTGGGATACGAGGTGGACTGGCGTGTCCTGTGCGCCGCCGACCATGGGGTACCCACCACGCGCCGGAGGTTCTTCCTCCAGGCTGTGAAGGATGGGAAGGGTATTCACTGGCCTGAGCCGACGCACCGAGACCCCCGCAAGCCGGCAGGCCTGTTCGACGCAGCCCTCCCCGCCTGGCGCACGGCTGCCGAGTGCATTGACTGGACCATCCCCTGTCCGTCGATTTTCGACCGAAAAAAGCCTTTGGCTCCGGCCACCTTGCGGCGGATATTCGCGGGCATCGACCGGTTTGTCCTTCGCGGACGCCCATTCATCGTCAATCTTTCCCACGGGGGCCGCCTGAAGGACCTGGACGATCCTCTGCGCACTGTCACGGCCGAACCAAAAGGCGGGGATCGGGCCCTGGTGTCCGCCTCCATCGTGGGCGTCGGGGGCCGGGCCGGCCAGTCCGCGCCCCGAGGGCTGGAAGAGCCGATGCACACCGGGACCACCAAGGCCGACAGCGCCCTGGTCTCCGCCAGCATGATCAGCCTGCGCGGGACTTCTCCGGAGCAACTCCAGGCCACGGCCGGGAGCGTCGAGGCCCCCATTCCGACCGTGAGTGCTGGGGGCGTCCACGCCGCCCTGGTGGCCGCATTCATATCGACCTACCACGGAGACCCGAAGGAGGCCCGGGGGGCATCCCTGGAGGCCCCGGTGCCAACCCAGGACACCAGCAACCGGCACGCCCTTGTGGCCGCCAGCCTCATCCAGACGGGGTATGGGGAGCGCCCGGGGCAGGCCCCGCGCGCCCTGGACATCCAGACCCCTCTGGGGACCGTAGTGGCCGAGGGCCAGAAGCACGGCCTGGTCGCGGTCAACCTCATGACCAACACCACCTGCCATGCCCCGACCCCCGCCGACGCCCCGGTCCCGGCCCTGACCACTGGCAACCACCAGGCCCTGGTGGCGGCCTTCATCTCCCACTACTACGGCCAGGGCACCACCGCCCAGGACCCGGGCGACCCCCTCCACACCGTCACCACCCTGGCCCGGCATGGGCTTGTCACCGTAGACATCGACGGCGAGACGTATGTCATTACCGATATCGGGATGCGCATGCTGGCCCCGAAGGAACTAGGCCGAGCCATGGGGCTCCCGGAGTGGTACGACCTCTCCGGGTTCACCAAACGCGACCAGGTGAAGATGATCGGGAACATGGTTCCCCCGGGCCTGGCCCAGGCCCTGGTGGATGCCGTTCTCCGGCCGCGCCCCGAACTGTTTGGGAGGCTCGAATGGACGGCATGA
- a CDS encoding antA/AntB antirepressor family protein, protein MNAIHTEEFNLHAIRGISRDGRPWVVAHDAATILNFPNPMEAVEVLCPERVVVTIPTSNGGQNLTIIHMRDLFRLTEKSLLRNVDVFIYWVEGFAQRVVQHPAQPPEPKPWIVEDPTSAPRDVELIPITASVIAGVQVNAVNARDLHRFLEVGKDFSNWIKDRIEAYGFQEHRDYEVFANFGDNPQGGRPAREYALTLDMAKELSMVERNARGKQARAYFIECERRALAPAPEDPRIPKTLPDALRLAAQLEESRAALETRVQVLEPKAAFADAVAISTNHQDLDETARALGWGVLGFYAQLRDDRILMKKDHREHLPYQEWIDAGYFVVKEGTYQIKHTDGRKEVKNYLRTMVTGKGQQWLQAKYTRRLVNG, encoded by the coding sequence ATGAACGCCATCCACACCGAGGAATTCAACCTGCATGCCATCCGTGGGATCAGCCGGGATGGCCGGCCCTGGGTCGTGGCGCATGACGCCGCCACCATCCTGAATTTTCCCAATCCCATGGAGGCCGTTGAGGTCCTGTGCCCCGAGCGTGTTGTGGTCACCATCCCCACATCCAATGGCGGTCAGAACCTCACGATCATCCACATGCGCGATCTGTTCAGGCTCACGGAGAAGAGCCTCCTTCGAAACGTGGATGTTTTCATCTACTGGGTGGAGGGATTCGCGCAGCGCGTGGTGCAGCACCCAGCGCAACCCCCCGAACCCAAACCCTGGATCGTGGAGGATCCCACTTCCGCGCCCAGGGACGTGGAGCTGATCCCGATCACGGCGTCCGTGATCGCCGGTGTCCAGGTGAACGCCGTCAACGCCCGGGACCTGCACCGGTTCCTGGAAGTGGGCAAGGACTTCTCCAACTGGATCAAAGACCGCATCGAAGCCTATGGATTCCAGGAACATCGGGACTATGAGGTTTTCGCCAATTTCGGCGATAACCCCCAAGGCGGTCGGCCGGCGAGGGAATACGCCCTGACCCTGGACATGGCCAAGGAACTCTCCATGGTCGAGCGCAACGCCCGGGGCAAACAGGCGCGTGCCTACTTCATCGAGTGCGAGCGCCGGGCCCTGGCGCCGGCGCCCGAAGACCCCAGGATCCCGAAGACCCTCCCGGATGCCTTGCGCCTCGCCGCACAGCTGGAAGAGAGCCGCGCCGCCCTGGAGACCCGCGTCCAGGTTCTGGAACCCAAGGCCGCCTTCGCCGACGCCGTCGCGATCTCCACCAACCACCAGGACCTGGACGAGACCGCACGCGCCCTGGGTTGGGGCGTGTTGGGATTCTATGCACAACTCCGTGATGACCGGATCCTTATGAAAAAGGACCACCGGGAACACCTGCCCTACCAGGAATGGATCGACGCCGGGTATTTCGTGGTGAAGGAAGGGACCTACCAGATCAAGCACACCGATGGCCGTAAGGAAGTGAAGAACTACCTCCGGACGATGGTCACCGGCAAGGGCCAGCAGTGGCTCCAGGCCAAATACACCCGCAGGCTGGTGAACGGATGA
- a CDS encoding HD domain-containing protein → MKIMTAQTAMGLQEVKRWHTRRVDREQTVASHTASLIGIALILAKPYNLNPNDRCDLVELALIHDAHETEYGDIPYPTRMKFLELGFDLDLIARKAFWGGIDPYDMVMPHVAVLVDVADAVEAAMWSQDNAPKVAPSAVARALELSQALNNEVQALVLEMLGIRPEVDQ, encoded by the coding sequence ATGAAGATCATGACCGCTCAAACCGCCATGGGCCTCCAGGAAGTCAAGCGCTGGCACACCCGCCGGGTGGACCGGGAGCAGACGGTAGCCTCGCATACCGCCTCCCTCATCGGCATCGCCCTCATCCTGGCCAAGCCCTACAACCTCAACCCGAATGACCGGTGCGACCTGGTCGAACTGGCCCTGATCCACGATGCCCACGAGACCGAATATGGCGACATCCCGTACCCGACCCGTATGAAGTTCCTGGAGCTGGGATTCGACCTGGATCTCATCGCCAGGAAGGCCTTCTGGGGCGGAATCGATCCGTACGACATGGTTATGCCCCACGTGGCGGTCCTCGTGGACGTGGCGGATGCCGTGGAAGCTGCCATGTGGTCACAGGACAACGCCCCCAAGGTGGCTCCATCTGCAGTCGCAAGGGCATTGGAGCTATCCCAGGCCCTGAACAACGAAGTCCAAGCCCTGGTGCTGGAAATGCTCGGAATTCGCCCGGAGGTTGACCAATGA